In the genome of Myripristis murdjan chromosome 21, fMyrMur1.1, whole genome shotgun sequence, the window cagcagccacagagacaCATGTAGATTGTTTGAGTTTCCTATTATCTGTTTTGTTCAttaaacacatgtacacatgttggaggacaaacacaacaacttTTTCCAGAGCACTAAAAGAGAGCTGGCAAGTCATGTTGTGTCTAGcttcttctttccctcctctcctctctatcACACATTTCATGAACTTTCCAGGCTCCTGCCAGCCGCTGctgtaactgaggaccagcgcagagctgagatcacataagaataaagatttttttttttaagcagtaaACATTTCTTTACATCACTTCGGGTAGCAAAAATTCTACTACACAtattcaaactcaaactttatttatttaactcatTGGCTGCCAGCCATTTTCAGACAACTCAACTATTCACAGAATAATTATGTAAACAGGGCTGGGCTGCGGTGAAACGCGACTAGATTGCCGTGAGCTATGACAAAGCTGGAGTTGGtggtcagttttctttttttttttttttttttttagacggTGCCTGAACGCAACATTAGCCTCCGCGGCTAGCGCAACTTGCCTAGGTCGctcgtctccatggtaaccatcGGAGTCACTGGAATTCGAAGAATCCTTTCTCACGTTTGCTCCCGTCTTCCTACTAGAATCACAGcgacacacactctgttctagCGTAAGCTGCCTAAACTTGCGACattgcaacatttttctctctctcctctctgccttctctctatCGTTTTGATCCTTTCCGATGCAGATTCGAGCACAAACTTCGCCGGTCCCCTCCTAGCCCGCCCCATTGAAAAGTCTAATTAACGTCGCATGCCGTTTTTGGCAGTTAACGTTTGGATTTGAATTGACGTCTATAGACGTCAATGGCAGCCAATGAGTtaatggttatttttcagaatgttagctggggggaagtccacctcagtggcaggaggctaacagttagcatgtggagcatccagccagtatccagcactcagtaacaatgagaggaagacagcaccactattGATAGACACAACAGATAGAGGGGGGAAATTgaataatagaataatagaaTTGTTTTAAATGAGTGAACTGGTTCTTTAAACAGCTCTGCCATGCTGACAACTGATATGTGGAattagaataagaataagaataaacatATCTAGTGTTACTGGTATCGCTTTCTCCTGTATCTTTACTCACCCTGTAGAAGGATTTGGTCACAAAAATGCGACTTAACACATGTGGAGAAGTGTAAATGTAGTaatttattgcaaataaaaacaatgcttTCCTGACAAAGCCAGTGTTATTACAGCATGAGCCAGTCCAGCATGTGTCTCCCATCTATTTTTATCAGAGGATCCTGGACAGATACAGGCTCTGGTTTGCCAAGTGGGAGCAGTCAGAGACAGAAGTTAACAACTGGGTtaggattcttttttttttttttttctttttttctttcaaacaaaaaacataaaaacagtgaGTAATGAAGAGGTTGGGCTTCAGCCTTTGGAGGCAAGCAAACCAACTTTGATTCCAGTACACTGCCAGTAGTTAACAGAGCTTGTTGAGGCATTGTTGCTATTGATACTGCTATTGATACTATTATGCTATTGATGCCAAGAAGAGTGCGTACAAATGAATAGGGATATAAACATTGTTTGATAGGTATATACATCAACATTACCACAGCATCCAAAAGTACACAGCCCATTTTTAACTCATGTGAAATGCCTACGTATTAGAGTTTTGCAGCTAAATTTTCGAAACACTCTCCACCAAGACTTCCAGTGTCActtttatttgtaaaatattGACAATGAAAAGTAACAGCCATTGTTGTGGTACTTAGTTCACAGAGGCTCACAGCACTAACAAACACACGGTGGTTCATTGAGTGCACATGCATCATGCTAGATTCAAAGCCCTTACAACACTCAAGGctcctcacactcacactgaatTTATTGGACAATTAGAGCATTGTCTAAGAAGCAGATTGTGCTGTTGCTGTCTAATTTGGTTGTCAGCTCATCACTCCATCCATTACGACCGCTGTGGTTTTCTCTTCAGGCTGCAGAGAGAGGCATTGGTCGTCGAAATCCAAGTAGCTAATACGCCAACTAAACACAGTGTACACAGTGTACGGCAacatgacacatacacactgcagttAAAGCTCACTGGCACAACGGTGCACATCACGGCTGGTTGTTGAGGCTTTTGCAGCCACGACTGACAAAGCACTAGAAGCAGTTCCCGTGCAGGGCTCAAATCCACTGGTAAAGCTGAGTGTGTTGATCTTAATTTCATCTCTAGCTCTTATCTAGGAACAATTCTTTGCTGTTAGCATGCCTTCCATAAGACACTTTAGTTGTACTTTGATTAATATTCAGATACAATTTAGATACTGTATTTATATTGAATCATTCTGGATCATTCTGAAATCAATAGACTCACAAAGTGATGCAAAGATTAATACTAAAATTCCAGGGATTAGTGTCCTATGAAATGATCCAATCAACTTGTTCTGCTTCTGCTACCCACAATACATTACAGCTCAGCATATTACAAGACCTTCAAGCCGATACCTTAAGGTTAGTGATGTAGAGGTGGATTTGGAATCAGACACTGCCCTCTTTTTtgctctccctgcctccccttctcctcctctatcttttccctctctttccttccatcCTACTTGACAAAGTGCAGGGCCTCGGCCGCCACCACGGAGCCTTTGGTGCTGTCCAGGCTGGTGATAAGCTTGAAGCCTCCTCTTAGTGCTAGCATCACTGTCTCTAGCTTCAGACAGTCCAGCGTGCACAGGAAGGTGCTGTCCTCCTTCAGGACGAGCCGCGAGCCCGGCTCCGACTTGATGAAGTGTCGGAACTGGATCACGTTGGACGACACCTCGAACTCCTCCGGAAAGCCGTCCAGCCGGCTCTTGGAGATCTGCACCAGCCGCGCTTTGACCTTATCGATGAAGGCGGGGTCGCTGCAGTACACCTTGAGGCCCTGCGACCTGTCGTGGCTGTCCGTCACCTCCAGGAAGGCGGGCTCTCGCTGGGCCGCTCTCTGGTTTTCCCACTCGGCCACGGCTTCCACCAGTTCGCTCAGGCGGTAAAACTCCGCCTCCCTCCTGAGAAGCCCTGCCTCCCGGAAGTCGTCGGGCAGCTGGAGGTCTCCGGTTCGGAGGTAGTTGAGTACGTGGCGGAAAACCGGGCCGTCTCTATCGATGAAGGGGTTGCCCATGGAGTCGGTGTGCTGCACCGGCTTCTTGCCGTTGGCCAGCTCCTCCAGGATGGAGCCCTGCTGCTTGATCAACGTGGTCCGATGGGCAGCGTACAGGAAGCCCCCGACGTTGAGGGTGATGGTGCCTGATGATGGCTTCTTGAAGCTCTTGCTGGGCTGCAGCAAGTCCGGGTTGATGTGTCTCAATTCACTTTCCATCCTTCTGAGGTTCCATTCCATTCTCCGATCACCCTCTCCAGCTATGACCCAGCCTCCTCCAAGCCGGAGCGTGTGCGTGTCGGCGCGGCGCAgaggaaatgtgttttgtgtatgcGCTGCGAGGTGTGTGAGAGTCTTTGGTGCCAcccagaaaaatgaaaagggtGCCGTCAGCTGACGCGTGTTGGAGCGAGTGAGTGGTAGTGATGCATGGAGGAGTGCTGCCTGGCAGAGGATCTACAGAGCACTGGGAGCTGAAAACAAACCAGCTCTCTGtgcttctctctgtccctccccctcttgctctcgctctctctctctttctcaggaGAGGGGTGGGCAGACActgtcacacagagagagaaggaatgagCGAGCAAGCAACTGAATAGCCCAGTCTCcaggtgctctctctctctctctctctctcttcctctctcattctttctttgtctttcttgctCTCCTTCCCTAATTAGCTTTGATGAAAAAGGTATTGAGCCGATCTTCAGCACTTGAGCATGGACACATGCCGCCCCCCAGTCTCCAGATGGAGAGGTTggggtggatgtgtgtgtgtgtgtgtgtgtgcatgtggggggTGCTTCTTCTGTAGTCGTGGTGGTGTGAAAGTGTCTCAGCAAGCGTGAGTCTGAATGCGAAACTACTTTTTTGCAGCCAAACCCATCTGTTTACCACTCAGCATTAGATGTGAAACGGAGTCGCGGTTTGAATAGGAATGCCCATTTAATCCACTTCTAATTGCGGGGCTTGCTggcctgcttttatttttatctgctcCTGATTTCTGGATATGACAAAGACAGGGAAAAGTGGCCAAGACACCCCGTACTTATGTACATGGAGCTAACATGGAATGCAAATAGCCTATTTTCTTTCTGCCGAGGTAACAAGCTGTTGGCAAAGACTTGTGTGACATGTGCATACAAAAACAGGTTGTCTCTTTTTGTTGCTTATGCATGAGTTGTGGGAGTGCACATGTACAAGTCGTGTGCGCAGGTTCCTGTGGAGGAAATGGGTCACTAACAATCGGCGGTGGGCTGCTTTTGAGGGAGAGGCTTTTGAATGGGGCAGCACATCGCCCTCTGTCTCCCCACACAGGGGGAACACACCGGGCTTGTATACTGGGTCTGGATCCCTACTTGCTGtgctctggtgtgtgtttgtgtgtgtgttcagtgttgtgTGGGCGATTGCTGAAATTCACaggaaatatgaaatgaaatgatatacCGTGTTGAACTGCTGGGGTCGATTTCCCAGGTTTTCTTTGTCCTCTTTAGTGTTATCACCAGTTCAGATTTTATTAggacccccccaccaccaacatctttttttcctcttctgtcaAAAGTCAGTGGGATGGATCCTGTTGTTCTGTGCTTAACATGGATAATATAATGTAAGTAGAATGACATATGATTAAGTTATTGCATATTTCAGATTTGTTAAATATTATCATTgcaatatgattaaaaaaagcaTCTCATGTTTTAACTTTAGAGGATTtatctgctcctctgtgggttCAGAAAGTTCTACAACCATCGGAGCTATGAGACCTTCACAGAACTAATTAtatgaactgaaaaatgtacGGTTGTCAAGCGAAAAACATAacagtttttcttattttctgaaAACCTGGCATTATGTTGATACATAGTTTTCACTGGACAGCAGCAATTTGACAAACGGATGTTGTGTTATCCTCGAGCCACAAAGCCAAGCCGGCCGTTTTTCTTCCATTTCAGCTTCAAAGCCGGCAGACAGCAGCCCAGCAAACAGAGCCACGCAGAGCAGAGGAACCCCTGAAAGCAACAATAGTAAATATTGTCGTCAGATTTAGTGTTGGACATCGTTAAAGGCATTAACATAATTTTACACACCTACAGAATTTATTTTCACCGCCCAAGGGATGAATACATGCTTACTCACACTGAAGTTGCTCCAGAAGTGAAAATGACCACACGAGCTGTGAACTGAACTGCTGATATTTTGGCTTTACAATGTATGAAACTACAGGCACGGAATACAAACAACCGCCAACTTTTTATCACTGGAAGGTCAGTCCTCTTGCTTCCGATAATGTCAGTGACCTACTAATTGTTGCCATATTTGTCATAAATGACCACAATTATCTATCATTTAGACAAATTTCATGTCTCTATCATGTGCAGCCTCATGGGAAATTGCAAAAATATAAGAGAGGGAAAATAATAGaccagcagaaaaacaaattggGATTCAGCTTCTACAGGGCATTAACCTCTaataatatcacacacacacacacacacacacacacacacatacaaatccACCAACACATTGGCAGACAAACCCACTCACTTAAAATACCTGATTACACTTAATTCTGTCAAGCGCAACATTTGTGCAGCAGAAATATTCAAGTCTAGAGTGTTCTGTGACCCACTGTAcgtgtttttatgtttgctgaGAGGCAGTGTCAATCAATATGCATAATTTAACAGTATTCTTACAGGAGTCTGGCAGTGATAAAATACCTGGATGCTGGCACCATTTGTCACGGTGTGTTTGCTTCGCAGTTTGCTTTTCCATGGTGTTTATATGTCCCTCACCCCCTTCACAGATTATTACTGATTAAGGTGAAGTATTTGATTGCGCTCAGCAgcgggaggagaggcagaggatgaCACGACTCTACtgaacacagaagaagaagagcttcAGTGTCCTGAAATAGTGGACAACATCAGATAAGAGAAAGGGGTTTTTTGCCCATctagaaaaatgtgaaattatttcacttcccctccagctgttctgtaggacagtagtggtgctatcttcctctcattgttactgagtgctggatactggctggatgctccaaatgctaactgttagcctcctgacattgagctggacttccccccagctaacactcctCAAAATCACTGCCTTAATTCACTCAAATTGTCACACAAACAAGGTTTGAGTTTGATTATGTGTACACAACAGCTAGGTGGGGGtagagaaataatatcacatttttcaaatgtgggggtgaaatgtccctttaatgaCACCAGGGGGAAAATTTGCAAATTGCAGCTGCAAGTAATAGGATacagcagaaacaaagagaCTGTAATTAAGAATAGAATGAACTCACTTTAAACACTGAATTGAAATGCATGAGGTGAAAATGTAGAAAGGCCTGGTTCCAAATTCAGTGGATCTGTAAGTATAAAGCAGTGTGAGATGTTTGCCTTTTGGAAGGGTGGAgaattgaaaagaaaagacagtttGTGAAAGATCACAGGGCATTGAAGTCTACTTCTCTGGGCAATGAATAAGggtctgaaaaaataaaaacacttctCCTTCAGATAGGAAGTCAGGTGAGTTGCATTAGTGCAACAGGTTGACAGCCAGGTGCAACTGCGAGCTAATCCTCTAAATGGAATTGAGGGAAtgttaaaaaattaatttaaatggaGTTGCTTCATTCAGATACGTTGACAGCGATGATAATTGCCGTGGGATACTGCTAGGGTCTGaactcttgtgtgtgtgagtgtgtgtgtgtgtgtgtgtgtgtgtatttgtatttgtatgtgtgagtgtgtttagcTTTCtcgtgtgtgtttttctggttGAAGATCCCCGTGtgacagctctctctgtctcttcggCTATTTTCCAATCATAACGTGATTAGCGttatcatcatcaacaacactCCATTAGAATTGCAAACGAGGCCGCAATACAGCAGAGAGGATTGTGGGAGGTTTGACCTGCTTTCTGCCTCTCCTTCATTAAATCCAGTTCATCAAGAACGGTCATTATCTCCAAGCTCAACGTGAGAATCTGCTGCGGCTCCAGCTGTTGCGTCTGTATGTATAAGAGTGACAGCAGGGACAGTTGAATTAAATTTCCCCAAAAGCTGCGGGCGAGGactctcccttccctcttcGAGCTGATGAATTATTCATGGAGCCGCTCTCCGAGCTTGTGGTGTAACATGGAGTCACTGACTGCTGTGAAGCTGGCATGGCAACCACTTAAAATAGAGTCTTGTATGAGCCGAGTGCAGTCAATTTATCTCATTCTTTTTCATGAAGGCctatttactgtgtgtgtgtgtgt includes:
- the kctd4 gene encoding BTB/POZ domain-containing protein KCTD4, which gives rise to MEWNLRRMESELRHINPDLLQPSKSFKKPSSGTITLNVGGFLYAAHRTTLIKQQGSILEELANGKKPVQHTDSMGNPFIDRDGPVFRHVLNYLRTGDLQLPDDFREAGLLRREAEFYRLSELVEAVAEWENQRAAQREPAFLEVTDSHDRSQGLKVYCSDPAFIDKVKARLVQISKSRLDGFPEEFEVSSNVIQFRHFIKSEPGSRLVLKEDSTFLCTLDCLKLETVMLALRGGFKLITSLDSTKGSVVAAEALHFVK